In one Oncorhynchus masou masou isolate Uvic2021 chromosome 23, UVic_Omas_1.1, whole genome shotgun sequence genomic region, the following are encoded:
- the LOC135510961 gene encoding core histone macro-H2A.2-like, protein MSARGGKKKTTKLSRSARAGVIFPVGRMMRYLRTGTHKYRIGMGAPVYMAAVIEYLAAEILELAGNAARDNKKGRITPRHIKLAVANDEELNQLLRGVTISNGGVLPRIHPELLSKKRGSRVKVDTQVTVPEKRAERVKSIKKPTTKKGKGKPGRKQRKNTENDKEAVVANSTVEDGPGDGFTILSAKSLFLGQKLSLTESEISKIGTIKVEGIINPTNAEMDLKEGVGSALEKAGGRDFLEAVKELRKAQGPLEVASVAVSQASGMPARFVIHCNIPQWGSEKCEDQLEKTVKACLSAAEEKKLKSVAFPSLPAGRNGFPKQTAAQLILKAISNHFVSATTSSLKNIYFVLFDSESIGIYLQEMAKLDAK, encoded by the exons ATGTCAGCCCGAGGAGGAAAGAAGAAGACCACCAAACTGTCCCGCTCCGCCAGAGCAGGAGTCATCTTTCCTGTGGGGAGGATGATGAGGTATCTACGCACAGGGACGCACAAGTACCGTATCGGCATGGGGGCACCCGTCTATATGGCAGCCGTCATAGAGTACCTGGCAG CTGAGATTTTGGAGTTGGCAGGGAATGCAGCAAGGGACAACAAAAAAGGCAGAATAACTCCTCGGCACATTAAACTGGCTGTCGCCAATGACGAGGAGCTCAACCAG CTTCTCAGAGGGGTGACCATATCAAACGGAGGGGTTCTGCCTCGCATCCACCCTGAGCTGCTGTCCAAGAAGAGGGGCAGCCGAGTGAAAGTGGACACTCAGGTGACCGTGCCAGAGAAGAGGGCGGAACGCGTCAAGAGCATCAAGAAACCTACCACCAAAAAAGGCAAAGGCAAACCAGGTCGCAAGCAGAGG AAAAACACGGAAAACGACAAAGAGGCTGTTGTCGCTAACTCAACAGTGGAAGATGGGCCAGGGGATGGCTTCACTATCCTCTCAGCGAAAAGCCTGTTCCTTGGACAAAAG CTTTCACTAACAGAGAGTGAAATTAGCAAAATTGGAACCATCAAGGTGGAGGGAATAATCAACCCCACAAATGCAGAGATGGACCTCAAAGAGGGAGTGG GCAGTGCCCTGGAGAAGGCGGGGGGGCGAGACTTCTTGGAGGCAGTGAAAGAACTGAGGAAAGCACAGGGACCTTTGGAGGTAGCATCAG TTGCGGTGAGCCAGGCCAGTGGGATGCCAGCTCGTTTTGTCATCCACTGTAACATCCCTCAATGGGGCTCAGAGAAGTGTGAGGACCAGCTGGAGAAGACTGTCAAGGCCTGcctctctgctgcagaggagaagaaACTCAAGTCCGTTGCCTTCCCCTCACTTCCTGCTGGCCG GAATGGATTCCCAAAGCAAACAGCCGCCCAGCTGATCCTCAAGGCCATCTCCAACCATTTTGTCTCTGCGACGACCTCCTCCCTGAAAAACATTTACTTTGTACTGTTTGACAGCGAGAGCATTGGAATATACCTTCAGGAAATGGCCAAGCTGGATGCCAAGTGA